Proteins from one Cryptomeria japonica chromosome 4, Sugi_1.0, whole genome shotgun sequence genomic window:
- the LOC131070080 gene encoding uncharacterized protein LOC131070080: MTIRLFYPIALVFLVLSNMLSKGSCQAGVGSIVRTQMQQVLAFLNTPNGNSVSVVQVSGSSVVNTPAGNGFTVTQPFLTSQSGTFTAMLVRKQTNPGLGGLGLEYCYVDVINTAAQQSIWESPCQAVTTTSPCILLLTDDGLQINDGNNEVWNNGADNYQSLVLLESGELRMVDNNGQSAWSGNDDPLVNQNCGTALSPGSLPFIQPAFSSPLEADLPNGQSVFNQPLVGANPLIGGSAMVKNSVGYYLSLVLIGIFVFYYC, encoded by the coding sequence ATGACAATACGGTTGTTCTACCCAATAGCTTTGGTGTTCCTTGTTTTGTCAAATATGCTGAGCAAGGGATCATGCCAAGCTGGCGTTGGGAGCATAGTTCGAACCCAAATGCAGCAAGTGCTGGCATTCCTAAACACACCCAATGGGAATTCAGTGTCTGTAGTACAGGTCTCAGGCTCTTCTGTAGTTAACACGCCCGCAGGCAATGGATTTACAGTAACCCAGCCATTTTTAACATCCCAATCGGGCACATTCACCGCAATGCTTGTGAGAAAGCAGACAAATCCAGGCCTAGGAGGACTTGGCTTGGAATACTGCTATGTTGATGTTATAAATACGGCAGCCCAGCAGAGCATTTGGGAGTCTCCATGCCAGGCTGTCACCACAACGAGCCCATGTATTCTTCTGTTAACAGATGACGGGTTGCAGATAAATGATGGCAACAATGAAGTGTGGAACAACGGAGCGGACAATTATCAGTCACTGGTTTTGCTTGAGAGTGGGGAGTTGAGAATGGTGGATAACAATGGGCAGAGCGCGTGGTCGGGCAACGATGACCCTTTGGTTAATCAGAACTGTGGAACTGCTCTGAGTCCCGGATCGCTTCCTTTCATTCAGCCTGCTTTTTCATCTCCACTGGAGGCCGATCTGCCAAATGGGCAGTCGGTTTTTAACCAGCCTTTGGTTGGGGCGAATCCATTGATCGGGGGAAGTGCCATGGTGAAGAATAGTGTTGGTTATTATCTGTCCCTGGTTCTGATCGGCATCTTTGTTTTCTACTATTGCTAG